In Nocardia sp. NBC_00403, the DNA window GCGGGCGCACTGCCCTGGTGACGGGGGCGACCAGTGGGCTAGGGGCGGAGACCGCCCGATCCCTGGCCGCCGCCGGGGCCACCGTGGTACTCGCCGCCCGCGACTTCGACGCCGCGGTCGATCGCGCTCGCCGGATCCGCGAGCGGCACCCGAACGCCGACCTGGACGTCATCGGCCTGGACCTGACCGATCTGAACAGCGTGCTCGCCGCCGCGGGCATTCTCGCACTACGGCGCACCGGTCTCGATCTGCTCATCAACAACGCCGGGGTGATGTACCCGCCGCTCATCCGGACCGGTGGCGGATTCGAATTACAGTTCGCCACAAACCATCTCGGGCACTTCTTCCTCACCACCCAACTGCTCCCGGTGCTGGCAGCCACCGGCGTGCGGACCGGACGTCCGGCGCGGGTGATCACGCTCTCCTCCGACGCACACCGTGCCTATGCGATCGACCTGCAGGACCCGCACTGCTGGAAGCGCCCGTACGACAAGTTCGTCGCCTACGCCCAATCGAAGGCGGCGAATGTGCTGATGACCGTCGAATTGCAGCGGCGGCTGGCTGCGGCTCCGGTCGCCGCCTACGCCGTGCACCCGGGTGTCTGCGTGACAGGGTTGGCCCGCTTCATGTCTCGCGACGACTTCGCCGAGATGCGGCGGCTCAGTGCCGGTGCTCCGGATCGGCTGGCCCACCCGAAATCGGTCGAGCAGGCCGCGGCGACCTCGGTGTGGGCCGCGACCGCGGCGGAACTCGATGCGCATCGGGGCGCGTACCTGGCCGATTGCGAGATCGGCCGGGCCGCCGACCACGCCACTGACCCGGACGCGGCCATGGCGTTGTGGGAACTGTCCACCCGGCTGACTGCCCCCCATTGACGACGAGTTCGTCTCCAGTACTTACGAATTCGTATCTCAGGAGCACTTCGATGTCCCTTGCCGTAGACGCCGATCAGCGCGCGCTGGCCGAGTCGGTCGCCGCGTTCGCCCGCAAGATCGCCCCACTGTCGCAGACCCGCGATCACCTTCATCATTACGCGGTCGGGGGAATGCCCGCCGAAGTCTGGGACGCGCTGTGTGAGCAGGGCCTGCACAATCTGCACCTGCCCGCGGCGAACGGGGGCGAC includes these proteins:
- a CDS encoding SDR family NAD(P)-dependent oxidoreductase codes for the protein MIISPHPGGAARTTDEVLDGVDLSGRTALVTGATSGLGAETARSLAAAGATVVLAARDFDAAVDRARRIRERHPNADLDVIGLDLTDLNSVLAAAGILALRRTGLDLLINNAGVMYPPLIRTGGGFELQFATNHLGHFFLTTQLLPVLAATGVRTGRPARVITLSSDAHRAYAIDLQDPHCWKRPYDKFVAYAQSKAANVLMTVELQRRLAAAPVAAYAVHPGVCVTGLARFMSRDDFAEMRRLSAGAPDRLAHPKSVEQAAATSVWAATAAELDAHRGAYLADCEIGRAADHATDPDAAMALWELSTRLTAPH